Proteins from a genomic interval of Croceicoccus naphthovorans:
- the ahcY gene encoding adenosylhomocysteinase, giving the protein MPPEEQPVATAAAQNDYVIADIALADYGRKEIAIAETEMPGLMALREEYGASQPLKGARITGSLHMTIQTAVLIETLVALGAEVRWATCNIFSTQDHAAAAIAAQGIPVFAIKGESLADYWDYVGRIFDWGDGETANMILDDGGDATMFALWGARLEAGDELPDPENAEEIEFQRALKAFVKAKPGYLMKSVANIRGVSEETTTGVHRLYHIAKNGKLPFPAINVNDSVTKSKFDNLYGCKESLVDAIRRATDVMLAGKVACVAGFGDVGKGSADSLRNGGARVMVTEIDPICALQAAMEGYEVVTMEEAVERCDIFVTATGNEGVITGEHMKAMKNMAIVCNIGHFDSEIQISALDNYDWDEVKPGTDVVTLPANGDEPAKQIIVLAKGRLVNLGCATGHPSFVMSSSFTNQVLAQIELYTKGGEYKNDVYVLPKHLDEKVAALHLEKLGVKLTTLSQRQADYIGVPVEGPFKPEHYRY; this is encoded by the coding sequence ATGCCTCCAGAGGAGCAGCCCGTGGCCACTGCCGCAGCCCAGAACGACTACGTAATCGCCGACATCGCCCTTGCCGACTATGGGCGCAAGGAAATCGCGATCGCCGAAACCGAAATGCCCGGCCTGATGGCGCTGCGCGAGGAATATGGCGCATCGCAGCCGTTGAAGGGCGCGCGGATCACCGGATCGCTTCACATGACGATCCAGACCGCAGTGTTGATCGAAACACTGGTGGCGCTGGGTGCAGAGGTCCGCTGGGCGACGTGCAACATCTTTTCGACGCAGGACCACGCCGCCGCCGCCATCGCCGCACAGGGCATTCCGGTTTTCGCGATCAAGGGCGAAAGCCTTGCCGATTACTGGGATTACGTCGGTCGCATTTTCGATTGGGGTGACGGTGAAACGGCGAACATGATCCTGGACGATGGTGGCGATGCCACGATGTTCGCGCTGTGGGGCGCCCGTCTGGAGGCGGGCGACGAACTGCCCGACCCGGAAAATGCCGAGGAAATCGAGTTTCAGCGCGCGCTGAAAGCCTTTGTGAAGGCAAAGCCGGGTTATCTGATGAAATCGGTCGCCAACATCCGCGGCGTTTCGGAAGAAACGACGACCGGTGTCCACCGCCTCTATCACATTGCCAAGAACGGCAAGCTGCCTTTCCCCGCGATCAACGTGAACGATTCGGTCACCAAGTCGAAGTTCGACAACCTTTACGGATGCAAGGAATCGCTGGTCGACGCGATCCGCCGCGCGACCGACGTGATGCTGGCCGGCAAGGTCGCCTGCGTTGCCGGCTTTGGCGATGTCGGCAAGGGCAGTGCGGATTCGCTGCGTAACGGCGGCGCACGCGTCATGGTGACGGAAATCGACCCGATCTGCGCGTTGCAGGCGGCGATGGAGGGCTATGAAGTCGTCACGATGGAAGAGGCGGTCGAACGCTGCGACATCTTTGTGACCGCCACCGGCAACGAGGGCGTCATCACCGGCGAGCATATGAAGGCGATGAAGAACATGGCCATCGTGTGCAACATCGGCCACTTCGACAGCGAGATCCAGATCAGCGCGCTCGACAACTACGACTGGGACGAGGTGAAGCCCGGTACCGATGTCGTGACCTTGCCTGCCAATGGAGATGAACCCGCCAAGCAGATCATCGTGCTGGCCAAGGGCCGACTCGTGAACCTTGGCTGCGCGACCGGGCACCCCAGCTTCGTCATGTCGTCCAGCTTTACCAACCAGGTCTTGGCCCAGATCGAGCTTTATACCAAGGGCGGCGAGTACAAGAACGACGTCTATGTCCTGCCCAAGCACCTCGACGAAAAGGTCGCGGCGCTCCACCTTGAAAAGCTGGGCGTAAAGCTGACCACGCTGTCGCAGCGGCAGGCGGACTACATCGGCGTGCCGGTCGAAGGCCCGTTCAAGCCCGAGCATTACCGCTACTGA
- a CDS encoding PAS domain-containing sensor histidine kinase gives MGNWWGQDTIEIGVPALVLLGLMMACWTAAAAWTLLAARRSSLTARRDKLRVLRMTRMMDEAPALPLLVRADGRIEASDRLAGWFGLDALPNTITELAGEGARGVPRAEIDALYEHVRRTLSSAAPFRMVLHPQGEGHALAVTGHLADPQVSRGGAVLVWLVDASDSATQIARLTESAERARTDFSSLVGLIEAAPVPMWFRAADGRLRLVNSAYVAAVGGESAEDVVASNIELVEEHEGVSAKQVALEARKSGQAIQRNLMATIEGERRAVKVSDLPVGDEGIAGYAIDVEEFEMLAREYRAFRAAQRALLDQLSSGVAQFDAGRNLIFVNLPMQRLFRLPPSIGQESTPIGEVFGVMRDAGRLPEVRDFPAWRREKDNWFTASEAQDEEWVLPDGSHLRIVAQPMPDGGLMMIVEDRTEQLQLASARDTLLRVRTAMQDSLFEGVAVIAPDGCLQLWNRRFASEWSLSEDFLGSHPHIDALLEALAPRLNAPSDARRIGMVIEAATLRREQTGGRVTLSDGRTMALMGVPLPDGNGMLTSLDITDSQKAEAALLERNQALVEADAVKTRFLANMSYEFRTPLTSITGFAEMLRDGVAGELSEAGAEYVTAILESTARLSDQIESVLDLTQSEAGLLPLARETIELMPLMTRLVHDRAQNIEAAGITLNLRGDRTAGTVIGDPRRLARAIGNVIDNAIAVTGKDGRINIDLKRRREGPRIMIHYQTGATGPEAEIARQNAGLGLPLARELIEAHDGSIEFMQHANSGITATIALP, from the coding sequence ATGGGTAACTGGTGGGGTCAGGATACGATAGAGATCGGGGTTCCGGCGCTCGTGCTGCTGGGCCTGATGATGGCGTGCTGGACCGCGGCCGCCGCCTGGACGCTGCTGGCCGCGCGGCGCAGTTCGCTCACCGCCCGCCGCGACAAGCTGCGCGTTCTGCGCATGACCCGGATGATGGACGAGGCACCTGCCTTGCCCCTGTTGGTGCGGGCCGATGGGCGAATAGAGGCGTCGGACCGGTTGGCGGGCTGGTTTGGGCTGGATGCCCTGCCCAATACGATCACCGAACTGGCGGGTGAGGGCGCGCGCGGGGTGCCGCGGGCGGAGATCGACGCCCTGTACGAACATGTCCGCCGCACGCTGAGTTCCGCCGCCCCGTTTCGCATGGTCCTGCATCCGCAGGGAGAGGGGCACGCGCTGGCGGTGACGGGGCATCTGGCCGATCCGCAGGTATCGCGCGGCGGGGCCGTGCTGGTCTGGCTGGTCGATGCCAGCGACAGCGCGACCCAGATTGCCCGCCTGACCGAAAGTGCAGAGCGTGCTCGGACCGATTTTTCCTCGCTTGTCGGCCTGATCGAAGCCGCGCCGGTACCGATGTGGTTCCGCGCCGCCGATGGTCGCCTTCGTCTCGTCAACAGCGCCTATGTCGCGGCGGTCGGCGGCGAGAGCGCGGAAGACGTGGTGGCCAGCAATATCGAACTGGTCGAGGAGCATGAGGGCGTCTCCGCGAAACAGGTCGCCCTGGAAGCGCGCAAAAGCGGTCAGGCGATTCAGCGCAACCTGATGGCCACGATCGAGGGCGAGCGTCGCGCGGTAAAAGTCAGCGACCTTCCTGTCGGAGACGAAGGTATCGCGGGCTATGCCATCGATGTCGAAGAATTTGAGATGCTTGCCCGCGAATATCGCGCATTCCGCGCGGCGCAGCGGGCTTTATTGGATCAGTTGTCTTCTGGCGTCGCGCAGTTCGATGCCGGTCGCAACCTGATCTTCGTGAACCTGCCGATGCAGCGCCTGTTTCGCCTGCCGCCAAGTATCGGGCAGGAATCGACGCCCATCGGCGAAGTGTTCGGCGTGATGCGCGACGCGGGCCGCTTGCCAGAAGTGCGCGATTTTCCGGCATGGCGGCGCGAAAAGGATAACTGGTTCACCGCCAGCGAGGCGCAGGACGAGGAATGGGTGCTGCCCGACGGAAGTCACCTGCGCATCGTTGCCCAGCCAATGCCCGATGGCGGCTTGATGATGATTGTCGAGGACCGCACCGAACAGCTGCAACTGGCCAGCGCGCGCGATACCCTGTTGCGGGTGCGGACTGCGATGCAGGACAGCCTGTTCGAAGGCGTTGCCGTGATTGCTCCCGACGGTTGTCTGCAATTGTGGAACCGGCGCTTCGCGTCCGAATGGTCGCTGTCGGAAGACTTCCTTGGCAGCCACCCGCATATCGATGCCTTGCTGGAGGCGCTGGCCCCGCGCCTGAACGCCCCGTCCGATGCGCGAAGGATCGGGATGGTGATCGAGGCGGCAACGCTCCGCCGCGAGCAGACGGGCGGGCGGGTGACGCTGTCCGATGGTCGGACGATGGCCCTGATGGGCGTGCCGCTGCCCGACGGGAACGGCATGCTGACCAGCCTCGACATCACCGATTCGCAAAAGGCCGAAGCGGCGCTGCTCGAACGAAATCAGGCCCTGGTCGAGGCGGATGCGGTCAAGACGCGGTTCCTGGCGAACATGAGTTATGAGTTCCGCACGCCGCTGACCTCTATCACCGGGTTTGCCGAGATGCTGCGCGACGGTGTTGCGGGTGAGTTGAGCGAGGCCGGGGCGGAATATGTCACTGCGATCCTCGAATCGACTGCGCGCCTGTCGGACCAGATCGAATCGGTGCTGGACCTGACGCAGAGCGAGGCGGGGCTGTTGCCGCTGGCGCGAGAGACGATCGAACTGATGCCTCTGATGACCCGGCTGGTGCACGATCGCGCGCAGAATATCGAGGCGGCGGGGATTACGCTTAACCTGCGCGGCGACCGCACGGCGGGCACGGTCATCGGCGATCCGCGACGGCTGGCGCGGGCAATCGGCAATGTCATAGACAACGCGATTGCGGTGACCGGGAAGGACGGGCGGATCAACATCGACCTGAAACGCCGCCGAGAAGGGCCGCGCATCATGATCCACTATCAGACCGGAGCGACCGGGCCGGAGGCGGAGATTGCGCGGCAAAATGCGGGTCTGGGCCTGCCGCTCGCGCGTGAATTGATCGAGGCGCACGACGGTTCGATAGAATTCATGCAGCACGCCAATTCAGGCATTACCGCAACCATCGCGCTGCCGTGA
- the tsaE gene encoding tRNA (adenosine(37)-N6)-threonylcarbamoyltransferase complex ATPase subunit type 1 TsaE, with product MTDAAPTRLPDLAATEAFGARIARLLRPGDVVALSGGLGAGKTTLARAIVAALGHEGEVPSPTFAIIQTYDPPAVRLPLVHADFYRLDDPAEVEELGLDDYRDGAALLAEWPEHAGGFAHERGCLSIRLETADEGRLAIVTAGQDWLDRLP from the coding sequence GTGACCGACGCTGCGCCGACCCGGTTGCCCGATCTTGCCGCCACCGAGGCATTTGGTGCGAGGATCGCGCGCCTGTTGCGCCCCGGCGATGTCGTCGCGCTGTCGGGTGGGCTGGGGGCGGGCAAGACCACGCTCGCCCGCGCGATTGTCGCTGCGCTTGGGCATGAGGGCGAAGTACCCAGCCCAACGTTCGCGATCATCCAGACCTATGATCCGCCCGCCGTGCGCCTGCCGCTCGTTCATGCCGATTTCTATCGGTTGGACGATCCGGCAGAGGTCGAGGAACTTGGATTGGACGACTATCGCGATGGCGCTGCGCTGCTTGCCGAATGGCCCGAACACGCCGGCGGTTTCGCGCATGAACGCGGATGCCTCTCGATCCGGTTGGAAACGGCGGATGAGGGGCGGTTGGCGATTGTCACTGCCGGGCAAGATTGGCTAGACCGCCTGCCATGA
- a CDS encoding aminoglycoside phosphotransferase family protein, giving the protein MNAAVTPDTAPPHARAFLDAAGWGDSAIEPLAGDASFRRYFRIVRGDESAMLMDAPPPNEDPRPFLNAAHYLLQHGFRAPQVLAEDAAQGLVLLEDFGHRRMRDHLDDVPDDETPVYRDAVSVLAKLHAAPAGPFRPYDLNEYLREAKLFTEWFCVAHGLSVDDAGYEAAWREVMEPVLAAQGSGVTVLRDYHAENIMLLSPDDAGFESYGQGLLDFQDALNGHPAYDLVSLLQDARRDVDPSLEAEMLRHYLQHVADEEAFLADYARLGAQRNAKIVGIFVRLSRRDGKHRYLDLIPRVWALMERDLAHPALEPLARWIDANIPSDLRAKGGATPA; this is encoded by the coding sequence ATGAACGCTGCTGTTACGCCCGATACCGCTCCGCCCCATGCTCGTGCCTTTCTGGATGCCGCCGGGTGGGGCGATTCGGCGATAGAGCCGCTGGCTGGCGACGCCTCTTTCCGGCGCTATTTCCGCATTGTGCGCGGCGACGAAAGCGCGATGCTGATGGACGCGCCGCCGCCGAACGAGGATCCGCGCCCGTTTCTGAACGCGGCGCATTACCTGTTGCAGCACGGCTTTCGCGCGCCGCAGGTTCTGGCCGAGGATGCGGCCCAGGGTTTGGTGCTGCTCGAAGATTTCGGGCACCGCCGGATGCGCGATCATCTCGACGATGTGCCCGATGACGAGACGCCGGTTTATCGCGACGCCGTGTCGGTTTTGGCCAAGCTGCACGCCGCGCCCGCCGGGCCGTTCCGCCCTTATGACCTGAACGAATACCTGCGTGAGGCAAAGCTGTTCACCGAGTGGTTCTGCGTTGCGCATGGGCTGTCTGTGGACGATGCCGGGTACGAGGCCGCTTGGCGCGAGGTGATGGAGCCGGTTCTGGCCGCGCAAGGTTCGGGCGTGACCGTGCTGCGCGATTATCATGCCGAGAATATCATGCTGCTCTCTCCCGATGATGCGGGGTTCGAATCCTATGGGCAGGGCTTGCTGGATTTTCAGGACGCGCTGAACGGGCATCCGGCCTACGATCTGGTTTCGCTGTTGCAGGACGCTCGGCGCGATGTCGATCCGTCGCTGGAGGCAGAGATGCTGCGGCATTACTTGCAGCATGTTGCCGATGAAGAGGCGTTTCTGGCCGACTATGCCCGGCTTGGCGCGCAGCGGAATGCCAAGATCGTCGGCATATTCGTGCGGCTGTCGCGGCGTGACGGCAAGCACCGCTATCTCGATCTGATTCCGCGAGTCTGGGCTCTGATGGAACGCGATCTGGCGCACCCGGCGCTGGAACCGCTGGCGCGGTGGATAGACGCGAATATTCCTTCCGACCTGCGCGCCAAGGGGGGGGCGACGCCCGCGTGA
- a CDS encoding nucleotidyltransferase family protein, translating into MGKEPLATDVAMVMAAGLGKRMRPLTVSRPKPMVKVCGKPLLDHALDRLSAAGVSRAVVNVHYLADAIEAHVKLRQSPQVTVSDEREQLLETGGGLVKAQELLGDTFFCLNSDAMWLDGPRDVFRQLSTAWDAEKMDALLLLVPHPRAHNYRGVGDFHLDATGRVSRRKAGRVAPFVFSGIQLCSSRLLRDPPDEAKFSTNVFWSRAIEEGRLYGTIHSGEWIEIGQPEHIAPAEELFTRV; encoded by the coding sequence TTGGGCAAGGAACCGCTGGCGACCGATGTCGCGATGGTCATGGCGGCCGGGCTGGGCAAGCGGATGCGCCCGCTGACGGTCAGCCGCCCGAAACCGATGGTCAAGGTCTGCGGCAAGCCGCTGCTCGATCACGCGCTGGACCGGTTGTCGGCGGCGGGCGTTTCGCGCGCGGTTGTAAACGTGCACTACCTTGCCGATGCGATCGAGGCGCATGTGAAGCTGCGCCAAAGCCCCCAAGTCACCGTTTCTGACGAGCGGGAGCAGTTGCTGGAAACCGGCGGCGGGCTGGTCAAAGCGCAGGAATTGCTGGGCGATACGTTCTTCTGCCTCAATTCCGATGCCATGTGGCTGGATGGCCCGCGCGATGTGTTTCGCCAGCTTTCGACCGCGTGGGATGCGGAGAAGATGGACGCGCTGCTTCTGCTTGTACCGCATCCGCGCGCGCACAATTATCGCGGGGTGGGCGACTTTCATCTCGACGCAACCGGGCGGGTAAGCCGCCGCAAGGCGGGCCGCGTCGCGCCCTTCGTGTTCAGCGGCATTCAGCTGTGTTCATCCCGCCTGCTGCGTGATCCGCCAGACGAGGCGAAGTTCAGCACAAATGTATTCTGGAGCCGCGCGATCGAGGAAGGCCGCCTATACGGCACGATCCATAGCGGGGAGTGGATAGAGATCGGCCAGCCCGAGCATATCGCCCCGGCCGAGGAGCTGTTCACGCGTGTCTGA
- the addB gene encoding double-strand break repair protein AddB encodes MNIYSIAAHRGFADALVAGLIPRYAEDRFGLARLTLLLPSRRAVRTVTEAFVRLSGEGLLLPRMAVIGDIELDETLGPLLDPIGDGADVPPAADQTRRWLSLAAMLEQAMRAEGRTVPTRAALLRQAREIARALDRLQVEGIDPADLLGDRVRGIVGDLAHHWEQNLRLFWLVQAQWSAELERRGEVDAPTRRNALFDHAARRWREAPPAYPIVAAGVTSASPAIARLLRVVAGLSNGAVVLPDLDLSLDDAVWDALGTAGHSDDPDEPPLGAGDAVTHPQYHLKLLLNRMGVNRGEVRAWHRRGMGAAPPERSKAISNLFLPPEQSASWVDLPPQRRKLAGVRIMETAHPEAEAKAIAVLIREALEVPEKRIALVTPDRGLAGRVIAHLASWNIRADDSAGMPLPQTVAGRLFLHLAEVIATRAAPLPLLSALSHPFAGGEGDARRKWLQHVRRLDLQLRGPRLDVGLEPPARLVMELARKRDDKALAEWWQGLEALLAPLVAMGEAEEVPLLEALDALATAGEALCGTALWANADGRALAGFVEDLRMAARDEATPLDPAEIANVLRDAMDQQSVRPLWGGHPRIAIYGLIEARMSRADLVICGGLTEGSWPAPSSTDPLIAPAVLRALGVPGGDFRIGLAAHDLAAALGAPEVVLSHARRDVGGPVIASRFVLRVKAMLGDQFDAHVEAEAPKLAEAMDEADPAPPYPRPEPKPDADQRKVEISATALDRLRSDPYQFYASHILRLRRLESIDEEPTPAWKGTAVHAILQQWYDKFGCAPGTLLPLAAGHLSDLSNHPFMRGLWQPRLMAGLAWVEAEQVRLTAEGREVVLVEKKGEMRFDGVTVTAKADRIDRLPDGTLAVVDYKTGMPPSASMVEQGFALQLGTTGLIAESDGFDGVSGTPTRFEYWSLAKGKDGFGYMVEPILEGRKKSGIAREDFLFESARFLKDAIDRWIVGSEAFTARLNPDLAGYNDYDQLMRLDEWQGRDEDA; translated from the coding sequence ATGAATATTTATTCGATTGCCGCGCACCGGGGATTTGCCGATGCCCTCGTCGCTGGCCTGATTCCGCGCTATGCCGAAGATCGCTTCGGTCTCGCCCGCCTGACCTTGCTGCTCCCCAGCCGCCGCGCGGTTCGCACGGTGACAGAGGCGTTCGTGAGGCTTTCGGGTGAGGGCTTGCTCCTGCCGCGCATGGCGGTGATCGGCGATATCGAACTTGACGAAACACTTGGCCCGCTGCTCGATCCGATTGGCGACGGCGCGGACGTGCCGCCCGCCGCGGATCAGACGCGGCGCTGGCTGTCGCTGGCGGCGATGCTGGAACAGGCGATGCGGGCCGAAGGGCGGACGGTGCCGACCCGCGCCGCCCTGTTGCGACAGGCGCGAGAGATTGCGCGCGCGCTTGATCGTTTGCAGGTTGAGGGGATCGATCCCGCCGACCTGCTGGGCGATCGGGTGCGCGGCATCGTCGGCGATCTGGCGCATCACTGGGAGCAGAACTTGCGGCTGTTCTGGCTGGTGCAGGCGCAGTGGAGCGCCGAGTTGGAGCGTCGGGGGGAAGTCGATGCGCCGACGCGCCGCAATGCCCTGTTCGACCACGCCGCCCGGCGCTGGCGTGAAGCGCCGCCCGCGTATCCCATCGTTGCAGCGGGCGTGACCAGCGCCAGCCCGGCGATTGCGCGCCTGTTGCGTGTGGTCGCGGGCCTATCCAATGGGGCTGTTGTGCTGCCCGATCTCGACCTGTCGCTTGACGATGCGGTCTGGGATGCACTGGGCACGGCGGGTCATTCCGACGATCCGGACGAGCCGCCGCTGGGTGCGGGCGATGCGGTGACGCACCCGCAGTATCACCTGAAGCTGCTGCTGAACCGCATGGGCGTGAACCGGGGCGAAGTGCGCGCCTGGCACCGGCGCGGCATGGGCGCTGCCCCGCCCGAACGCAGCAAGGCGATCTCGAACCTGTTCCTTCCGCCCGAACAGTCGGCCAGTTGGGTCGATCTGCCGCCGCAACGACGCAAGCTGGCAGGCGTGCGTATCATGGAAACCGCGCATCCTGAGGCGGAGGCGAAGGCCATCGCGGTGCTGATCCGTGAGGCGTTGGAGGTGCCGGAGAAGCGAATCGCGCTGGTCACGCCCGATCGCGGGCTGGCGGGCCGGGTCATCGCGCACCTGGCCAGCTGGAACATCCGTGCTGACGATTCGGCGGGCATGCCCCTGCCGCAAACGGTGGCGGGGCGCCTGTTCCTGCATCTGGCCGAGGTGATCGCCACGAGGGCCGCGCCCTTACCGCTGTTGTCGGCCCTGTCCCACCCGTTCGCGGGCGGTGAGGGAGACGCTCGGCGCAAGTGGTTGCAGCACGTCCGGCGGCTCGACCTGCAATTACGCGGACCAAGGCTGGACGTGGGGCTGGAGCCGCCGGCACGCTTGGTGATGGAACTGGCCCGCAAGCGTGACGACAAGGCGCTGGCGGAATGGTGGCAGGGGTTGGAAGCCCTGCTCGCACCGCTCGTTGCGATGGGCGAGGCAGAGGAAGTGCCGCTGTTGGAGGCGCTCGATGCGCTGGCGACGGCGGGGGAGGCGCTGTGCGGAACGGCGCTTTGGGCCAATGCCGATGGACGCGCGTTGGCGGGGTTCGTCGAGGATTTGCGCATGGCCGCGCGGGATGAGGCGACACCGCTCGACCCGGCGGAAATCGCCAACGTGCTGCGCGATGCAATGGATCAGCAGTCCGTGCGACCGCTGTGGGGCGGGCACCCGCGTATCGCAATCTATGGCCTGATCGAGGCACGGATGAGCCGCGCCGATCTCGTCATCTGCGGCGGATTGACCGAGGGATCGTGGCCCGCGCCGTCATCGACCGACCCGCTGATCGCCCCTGCCGTGTTGCGTGCACTGGGCGTGCCGGGTGGGGATTTCCGCATTGGCCTTGCCGCGCACGACCTTGCCGCGGCGCTGGGCGCGCCCGAAGTCGTGTTGAGCCACGCGCGCCGTGATGTCGGCGGGCCGGTAATCGCCAGCCGCTTCGTCCTGCGGGTCAAGGCCATGCTGGGCGACCAGTTCGACGCGCATGTCGAGGCGGAAGCGCCTAAGCTGGCCGAAGCGATGGACGAGGCCGATCCTGCGCCGCCCTATCCGCGCCCTGAACCGAAGCCCGATGCCGATCAGCGCAAGGTGGAAATCAGCGCCACCGCGCTGGATCGCCTGCGGTCCGATCCGTACCAGTTCTACGCCAGCCATATCCTGCGCCTGCGCCGCCTGGAATCCATCGACGAAGAGCCGACGCCCGCTTGGAAAGGCACGGCGGTGCACGCCATCCTGCAACAATGGTACGACAAGTTCGGCTGCGCACCCGGCACACTGCTGCCTCTGGCGGCGGGGCATTTGTCGGACCTGTCGAACCATCCATTCATGCGCGGGCTGTGGCAACCGCGTTTGATGGCGGGGCTGGCTTGGGTAGAGGCGGAGCAGGTGCGGCTGACCGCCGAAGGGCGCGAAGTCGTGCTGGTCGAGAAGAAGGGCGAGATGCGCTTCGACGGTGTGACGGTGACGGCGAAGGCCGACCGCATCGACCGCCTGCCCGATGGGACGCTGGCCGTGGTGGATTACAAGACAGGCATGCCGCCCAGCGCGAGCATGGTCGAGCAGGGCTTTGCCTTGCAGCTGGGCACGACCGGCCTGATCGCGGAGAGCGACGGGTTCGATGGCGTGAGCGGAACCCCCACGCGGTTCGAATACTGGTCGCTGGCGAAGGGCAAGGACGGGTTCGGATATATGGTCGAGCCGATCCTTGAGGGCCGCAAGAAATCGGGCATCGCGCGGGAGGATTTCCTGTTCGAGAGTGCTCGGTTCCTGAAAGATGCGATCGACCGCTGGATCGTCGGAAGCGAGGCTTTCACAGCTCGGCTCAATCCCGACCTGGCGGGATACAACGATTACGATCAGCTGATGCGCCTCGACGAGTGGCAGGGCCGGGATGAGGACGCATGA